From the genome of Jeotgalibacillus haloalkalitolerans, one region includes:
- a CDS encoding NB-ARC domain-containing protein, with protein sequence MSFLPIDRMWLRAENGREESNVTYFNDLMYTGEMVCKIITLGIVASISDSRDNHRYRHCYELVRADGLGSWAKVVNDSIVGPSAQYIYEDAREELRELTEKKQDTWQSEAVKSIHNCLKVVDPHCEDLPHKVDSRKWLDLFSRLRNKTRGHGATTGEMCNAIVDPLEKSIKLVTDNFSLFKKPWAFLHRNLSGKYRVSKISSNADSFNYLKSTNIHNYPNGIYIFLDGHPRRVDLFETTVDLNDFHIANGGFTEKKFELLSYITGSTINLDSRSYLLPVSELPRSETQSLKELDIVGSSFTNMPFLGDGYIKRAELEDELLSLLKNDRHPIITLLGRGGIGKTSLSLNVLQTLAKENEERFKLIIWISARDIDLLEEGPKQVAPDITTLKEIVKEYWGLVDKLVLKEKNEKQIDLFSKELNECQEYGPTLFIFDNFETVSNPVEMFNFIDTYIRNPNKVLITTRHREFKGDYPIEVFGMNKSECDELAESTANRLGITELLNKNFYEELYQESEGHPYVVKIILGERSKSSKVKAFDRIITNRDDILNALFERTYLLLSDDAKRVFFTLCNWKSIVPQLALEAVMLRSSSSGIKIKTTEAIDELSRISFIEVFTSEQDGQIFLSVPLAAAIFGKRKLAISHFKNFVEADTILLQFFGAAQKHEIKNGIEPRVNRLFRNLARNIKSEHTTLEENLPMLEFIARHYYKAWILIANLSEEFSKEDPLGKSRLYLEHYLEYSDDESASIVIWDKIASIDQQNENWSGYIHALVEKCLIPSVSFKDISEAANKINHLKSQDLTGFDIEEQHVLLSKLADKMKERIKEADATDCSRLCWILMSLDLLEDANKYLELGLDKDPNNDYCKRLKNRLQLTNG encoded by the coding sequence ATGAGTTTCTTACCTATTGATAGAATGTGGCTAAGAGCTGAAAACGGTAGAGAAGAATCTAATGTAACTTATTTTAATGATTTAATGTACACAGGTGAAATGGTTTGTAAAATAATCACATTAGGTATAGTTGCTTCAATTAGTGATAGTAGAGACAATCATAGGTATCGTCATTGCTATGAATTAGTGAGAGCAGACGGGTTAGGAAGTTGGGCTAAAGTTGTAAACGATTCCATTGTAGGACCATCAGCACAATATATTTATGAAGATGCTAGGGAGGAATTGCGAGAATTAACAGAGAAAAAACAAGATACTTGGCAAAGTGAGGCAGTTAAATCCATCCACAATTGTCTTAAAGTTGTCGATCCTCATTGTGAAGACTTACCTCATAAAGTTGATAGTCGAAAGTGGTTGGATTTATTTTCTAGGTTAAGAAATAAAACTCGTGGTCATGGAGCTACCACAGGTGAGATGTGTAACGCCATAGTTGATCCTTTAGAGAAATCTATAAAGCTAGTAACAGATAATTTTTCACTATTCAAAAAACCTTGGGCATTTTTGCACAGAAATTTATCAGGTAAGTATAGGGTTTCAAAGATTTCTTCGAATGCAGATAGTTTCAATTATTTAAAATCTACTAATATACATAATTATCCAAATGGTATCTATATTTTTTTAGATGGTCATCCAAGAAGGGTTGATTTATTTGAAACTACTGTAGATTTAAATGACTTTCATATAGCTAATGGTGGTTTTACAGAAAAAAAGTTTGAATTATTATCTTATATTACTGGCAGCACTATTAATTTGGACTCAAGATCATATTTATTACCAGTATCAGAACTCCCGCGTAGTGAAACACAAAGTTTAAAAGAATTAGATATAGTAGGTAGTTCTTTTACCAATATGCCTTTTCTGGGTGACGGGTACATTAAAAGAGCAGAATTAGAAGATGAACTTTTATCGTTATTAAAAAATGATAGACATCCTATTATAACTCTACTGGGTAGAGGAGGAATTGGTAAAACATCACTTTCTCTAAATGTTTTACAAACCCTTGCCAAGGAAAACGAAGAGAGATTCAAACTAATTATCTGGATCAGTGCAAGGGATATTGATTTACTAGAAGAGGGTCCGAAACAAGTAGCTCCAGACATAACTACTCTAAAAGAAATAGTTAAGGAGTATTGGGGTTTAGTAGACAAACTTGTATTGAAAGAAAAAAATGAGAAGCAGATAGATTTATTTTCAAAGGAATTAAATGAGTGCCAAGAATATGGACCTACTCTTTTTATTTTTGATAACTTTGAAACTGTTAGTAACCCAGTAGAAATGTTTAACTTTATAGATACTTATATAAGAAATCCTAACAAGGTATTAATTACTACCAGACATAGAGAGTTCAAAGGTGATTACCCGATAGAAGTATTTGGAATGAACAAATCTGAATGTGATGAATTAGCAGAGTCTACAGCAAACAGACTTGGAATTACAGAACTTCTAAATAAGAATTTTTATGAAGAGCTATACCAAGAGTCTGAAGGTCATCCATATGTAGTCAAAATTATTCTTGGAGAAAGATCAAAATCAAGTAAAGTAAAGGCTTTCGATAGAATAATTACTAATAGAGATGATATTCTCAATGCTCTATTTGAAAGAACATATCTGTTATTATCCGATGATGCTAAAAGAGTGTTTTTTACATTATGTAACTGGAAATCAATTGTACCGCAATTAGCACTTGAAGCAGTAATGTTACGTTCATCTTCATCAGGAATTAAGATAAAAACCACTGAAGCCATAGACGAGTTAAGTAGGATATCTTTTATAGAGGTTTTTACTTCGGAACAAGATGGACAGATTTTTCTAAGTGTTCCATTAGCTGCTGCAATATTTGGAAAGAGAAAGCTTGCAATTAGTCATTTTAAAAACTTTGTTGAAGCAGATACTATATTATTGCAATTCTTTGGTGCAGCTCAAAAGCATGAAATCAAAAATGGAATTGAACCAAGAGTGAATAGATTGTTCAGAAATTTAGCACGAAATATAAAGAGTGAACATACAACATTGGAAGAAAATTTGCCTATGTTAGAGTTTATCGCTAGACACTATTATAAAGCATGGATTTTGATTGCAAATTTGTCCGAAGAATTCAGTAAAGAAGACCCATTAGGAAAATCAAGGTTGTATTTAGAACACTACCTCGAATATTCTGATGATGAAAGTGCATCAATTGTAATTTGGGATAAAATAGCTTCTATTGATCAACAAAATGAAAACTGGTCGGGATATATCCATGCTTTAGTTGAAAAATGTTTAATACCTTCAGTAAGTTTTAAAGATATTAGTGAAGCAGCAAATAAAATTAACCACCTTAAATCACAAGATTTAACTGGATTTGATATTGAAGAACAACATGTATTACTTAGTAAATTAGCTGATAAAATGAAAGAAAGAATTAAAGAAGCTGATGCTACTGATTGTTCGAGGCTGTGTTGGATTCTTATGAGTTTAGATTTGCTTGAAGATGCTAATAAATACCTTGAACTTGGTTTAGATAAAGATCCTAACAACGATTACTGCAAAAGGTTAAAAAACAGATTGCAATTAACTAATGGGTAA